In a single window of the Cydia pomonella isolate Wapato2018A chromosome 2, ilCydPomo1, whole genome shotgun sequence genome:
- the LOC133534739 gene encoding D-altritol 5-dehydrogenase-like, with translation MQAIVFDGKTKEVKYVRNHPMPEIVEDHQVIVKVAYSGICGTDLHIIQGEFPVRQEPILTLGHEFSGVVHEAGKQAFLKKGQRVVVDPNSQCLLCEYCRKGRYQFCAAKKNIGIWVDGGWAQFVVVPQDNVYPIPDEVSLEQASLCEPYSCVAHGFDRVSPVSVVDRVLVLGAGIIGNLWLTTLHLHGHRNVTVSEMNKARLDIVRNLNLGYKLVTPDVLESEKSHYDVIIDCTGVPRVLETSFDLVKPGGKYVVFGCAPQGKKASITPFDIFNKGLTVIGVKVNPFTFPTSIGWLSTMGDRYLDYKKLGIKTYSLEQYEQAFADLKSGSISKAMFKIE, from the exons ATGCAGGCGATCGTGTTCGACGGCAAAACAAAGGAAGTAAAGTATGTGCGCAACCATCCCATGCCTGAAATAGTGGAAGACCATCAAGTAATTGTTAAGGTCGCTTATTCTGGCATTTGCGGAACTGATCTTCATATAATTCAG GGAGAATTCCCTGTGCGTCAGGAACCGATCCTAACCCTCGGCCATGAGTTCAGCGGGGTGGTGCACGAGGCGGGAAAGCAAGCCTTCTTGAAGAAAGGACAGCGCGTGGTGGTTGATCCTAATAG CCAGTGCCTCCTTTGCGAGTATTGCCGCAAGGGCCGGTACCAGTTCTGCGCGGCGAAGAAAAACATTGGCATCTGGGTGGACGGAGGCTGGGCTCAATTCGTCGTAGTCCCGCAAGACAACGTCTACCCTATCCCCGACGAAGTTTCTTTAGAacaag CGTCTCTGTGTGAGCCGTACTCCTGCGTGGCGCACGGCTTCGACCGAGTGTCGCCTGTGTCGGTGGTGGACCGAGTGTTGGTGCTGGGTGCTGGCATTATAG GTAACCTGTGGCTAACGACATTGCATCTTCACGGTCATAGAAACGTGACGGTTTCTGAAATGAACAAGGCAAGACTGGATATTGTTAGGAATTTGA atttaggataCAAGCTGGTTACGCCTGATGTGCTGGAGAGCGAAAAATCGCATTATGATGTCATCATTGACTGCACTg GTGTGCCTAGGGTCCTGGAGACCAGCTTTGACTTGGTGAAGCCGGGCGGCAAGTACGTGGTGTTCGGGTGCGCGCCGCAGGGCAAGAAGGCTAG TATAACGCCTTTTGATATATTCAACAAGGGGCTCACCGTAATCGGCGTGAAAGTTAATCCATTCACATTTCCCACCTCTATTGGCTGGCTCAGTACTATGGGAGACAG ATATCTGGATTACAAGAAGCTGGGGATTAAGACTTATTCACTGGAGCAGTACGAGCAAGCTTTTGCAGACTTAAAGTCTGGATCCATTTCCAAGGCTATGTTCAAAATAGAATAA